The Rhododendron vialii isolate Sample 1 chromosome 6a, ASM3025357v1 genome includes a window with the following:
- the LOC131328657 gene encoding F-box protein At2g26160 — MCNALAYIKPGRGKHWTYIKGVLYSDAIYHQGRFYVLDNYSGVLYLDVRDYSKPKGKLVVNRTARKHILLRLTLWCCQLGKTCSLLRGGRGGGGGSSSGGNQQFAKEWVEINSLGDDALFLGDNYSLSVTASNFPGCQANCVYYTDDVYIDTSAPCGWLLEAKFIPSVVDGF, encoded by the exons ATGTGCAATGCTTTGGCCTACATCAAACCAGGCCGCGGCAAACATTGGACTTACATAAAAGGGGTACTCTATTCAGATGCCATATACCATCAGGGAAGGTTTTATGTCCTGGACAACTATTCTGGTGTACTATATCTTGATGTTAGAGATTATAGCAAACCTAAAGGAAAATTGGTGGTAAATCGTACTGCCCGGAAGCATATCCTTTTAAGGCTTACATTGTGGTGTTGTCAACTGGGAAAGACTTGCTCCTTGTTGAGAG GCGGCAGGGGCGGCGGTGGCGGCAGCAGCAGTGGTGGGAATCAACAATTTGCAAAGGAGTGGGTTGAGATCAATAGTCTAGGTGATGATGCCTTGTTCTTAGGTGATAATTATTCTCTATCCGTGACTGCTTCAAATTTTCCTGGGTGCCAAGCAAATTGCGTATACTACACTGATGATGTTTATATCGACACCTCTGCGCCTTG TGGATGGCTTTTAGAAGCTAAATTCATTCCTTCTGTAGTGGATGGCTTTTAG